GGCGCTGCTCGACGAGGTGGTGGACGCCTTCGCCGCGCAGGACGGGGCGACGGTCTTCCAGATCATCGACCGGGTGGTCGAGGGCGGTCACGACCCGCGGCGGTTCGTGACCGACCTCCTGGAGCGGCTGCGGGATCTGGTGATCCTGGCGACCGTGCCCGACGCGGGGGAGAAGGGCCTGATCGACGCTCCGGCGGACCGCGTCGCGATCATGCAGGCGCAGGCTGACTCCTTCGGAGCCGCCGAGCTGAGCCGCGCCGCCGACATCGTCAACACCGGGCTGACCGAGATGCGCGGCAACGCCGCGCCCCGGCTCCAGCTGGAGCTGATCTGCGCACGGGTGATGCTGCCCGGCGCGTACAGCGACGAGCTGTCGCTGCAGGCCCGGCTGGACAAGCTGGAGCGCCGGGCGGCCGCCGGCGGATTCGCGCAGGCCGGTGGTTTCGCGCAGGCCGGGGCCCCGGTGGCTGCCGTGGGCGAGCCGGTCGCGCCGATGCCGGTGGTCCCGCCGGCCGGTCCGGCAGCGGCTCCGCCGGCCGCTCCGCCGGTCGCCGTCGCTCCGCAGGCGCCGGCCCAGGCGCCGCCGCCCGCCGCCGCGGCGGGACCCGCCCCCGGGGCCTGGCCGATCGCGCGCAGCTTCCCGTCTCCCGGCGCCGGTGCACCCGCGCCGACGCCCGCACCGGCACCCGGCCCGATCCCCGCCCCGGGGCCCGGGCAGAGCCCGGCGCCCGCCGTCGCGCCGCCGGTGGCCGCGCAGCCGGGCGGTGGTCAGCCGTCGGCGGCCGCGGCGCAGGGGGCCGGGCAGGTCAGGCAGATGTGGCCGCAGATCCTGGAGGCGGTGAAGAACCGCCGGCGCTTCACCTGGATCCTGCTCAGCCAGAACGGCCAGGTCGCGGGCTTCGACGGCAGCGTGCTCCAGGTCTCGTTCATCAACGCGGGCGCCCGGGACAGCTTCGTCAGCAGCAACAGCGAGGACGTGCTGAAGCAGGCTCTGGCCGACGCGCTGGGCGTGGACTGGCGGGTCGAGTGCATCGTCGACCCCTCGGGTGGCGGGAGCACCGCGCCCGGCGGCCCTACCGCTGCCGCTGTCGGCGGCGGGGGCTGGGGCGGACAGCAGGCGGCCCGTCCAGCGGCTCCGGCGCAAACCCCGCCGCCGGCTCCGGCGGCGTTCTCGCCGATGGCGGCCCCGGCGCCGCCGGCCGCCCCGACAGCCCCGCCGGTCCAGGCGGCCGCTCCGGCGTCCCAGCCCCGCGCCCAGCAGGCTCCGGCGGCGCCCGCGCAGCAGGCGGCCGCGCCGTCCGCTGCGACGGGGGCGACGGCCGGGGCCCCCGGGGCGCCTGCGTCCGGCGAGAGCGGCCTCACGGGCCAGGAACTGATCCTTCGCGAGCTGGGTGCCACGGTGCTGGAGGAGATCCACCACAGCGGGAACTGACCACGGGGGCCGGCCACGGAGGCGGACGGGGACGGACGGGGACGGACGGGGGCCGACCACGGACGGGGACGGGGACGGACGAGTCCCGCCGGGAGCCGCCGGGAGCCGCCGCGCTCCACCTTTGGCAGCCCGGCGGTGAGGCGAGTCGTGGCAGCCCGGCGGTGGGGCGAGGTGTGCCGGGGGCGGCCCGGGCCGGCTCCGCGCCGGGTACGCCCGCGTCCGGCGGGTGCAGCACGTAGGCTCGGAGCCACGTACACCGCCGTGCGCAGCCTCGTGCACGGTGCCGGCGGTGCGACCGTGCCTCACCAGGCGTCCGTACCCAGGCAGGAGTGATCCGTGTTTCCCGGTGGCCAGCCCAATATGCAGCAGCTGCTCAAGCAGGCGCAGAAGATGCAGGAGGACCTCGCCCGGGCCCAGCAGGAGCTGGCCGAGGCGAAGGTGAGCGGATCGGCGGGCGGTGGCCTGGTCGAGGCGACGGTGACCGGTGCGGGGGAGCTGGTGGCGCTGACCATCGCGCCCGCCGCCGTTGATCCCGAGGACACCGAGACGCTCGCCGACCTCATCCTGGCGGCCGTTCGCGACGCCGCCCAGGCGGCGCAGAAGATCCAGGCGGAGCGGATGGGCCCGCTGACCCAGGGCCTGGGCGGCGGCATCCCCGGTCTGCCGTTCTGACCTCCGGCGCGCCGACGGCCCACCACCGGTCGGCGCCGATCCGGGCGCGCCACCCGCGGGCGCGCAGCGCACCGGGTCGCATACACCGCTGCGGTTCCGGCGGCACGGCTTTGTGTGATTTGTGCGGGAGTCGGGCGTCGGACGGTGCGTCCGGCGCCCGATTCGTTGGATGATGGCACCGGAGTACCCGTAGGCATGAACGGCGGCCAGCGAGGCCGCCGGACGTACGGCATCCACGAGGGAAGGCGCGACGTTGTACGAGGGCGTGGTTCAGGACCTGATCGACGAACTGGGCAGGCTGCCCGGCGTCGGGCCCAAGAGCGCGCAGCGGATCGCCTTCCACATCCTGCAGGCCGACCCGACCGATGTGCGCCGGCTGGCGCACTCGCTGTTGGAGGTCAAGGACAAGGTCCGGTTCTGCGCGGTCTGCGGCAACGTCGCGGAGTCCGAGCGCTGCCGGGTCTGCCTGGATCCGCGCCGCGATCTCTCGGTGATCTGCGTGGTCGAGGAGTCCAAGGACGTGGTGGCGATCGAGCGCACCCGCGAGTTCCGCGGCCGCTATCACGTGCTGGGGGGCGCGATCAGCCCGATCGAGGGCGTCGGCCCGGACGACCTGCGGATCCGGGAGCTGCTGGCGCGGCTCGCGGACGGTACGGTCACCGAGCTGATCCTGGCCACCGACCCCAACCTTGAGGGGGAGGCGACCGCCACCTACCTGGCCCGGCTGTGCAAGCCGATGGGTCTGAGGGTGACCCGGCTGGCGAGTGGACTGCCCGTCGGCGGGGACCTTGAGTACGCGGACGAGGTCACCCTCGGCCGGGCCTTCGAAGGGAGACGACTGCTCGATGTCTGACCAGACGTACGACACCAACACGCACGCCCACGGTTCGGAGCCCGACGACTTCGCGGTGCAGATCGCGGACTCGGTCGAGAGCTTCGTCCTCGCGGTGACCGAGGTGGCCAAGGGCGACGAGCCGGGCAGTGCCGTCTCGCTGCTGCTGCTGGAGGTGTCCCAGCTGCTGCTGGCCGGCGGCCGGCTCGGCGCGATCGAGGACGTCGTCCCGGACGACCGTTTCGAGCCGGACGCCGGTCCGGAGCCGGACGGCGTCGAACTGCGTGAGCGGCTCGCCGAGCTGCTGGCGCCGATCGACGTCTTCCACGAGGTCTTCGACCCGTACGGGCCGCCGTCGATGCCGAACGCGTTCCGGATCTCGGACGACCTGGCGGGCGTGGTCAGCGAACTGCGGCACGGGCTGACCCACTACCGCGAGGGCCGGGTCAGCGAGGCGCTGTGGTGGTGGCAGTTCTCGTACCTCTCCAACTGGGGATCGACCTGTTCAGCGGTGCTGCGGGCCCTGCAGTCGCTGATCGCGCACGTCCGGCTGGACAGCCCGATCGGCGCGGCGGTGGACGGCGCCGACACGGACGACGACGGACTGACGGACGAGCAGCTCGAGCAGCAGGCGGGCGACCTGATGGCGGCCGAACTCGGGCTCTGAGCTCCCGGCCCCGGGCCCGAGCGACGGGCCCGAGCGACGGGCCTGAGCGACGGGCCCGCAACGGCCCGAGCCCCCGGTCCCGAGCGACAGGCGCACGCAGCGACGGTGCCGGACATCCGGCTCCGGGCACTCGGGGAACTCCTGAGCGTGCCCGGAATCGGGCGGTTCGGGCGGAGTGTGACGCAGACCTCGGGAAAAATCTTCCGGCGCGCCCGGGCGAAGAATTCGGGGGCCGGACCGCCGTTGCCCGCCGATTCTCCGGGCCCGTGCTCGCCGCTCCGGACAGCTGCCCGTCGGGGTGTCGGAAAGCTGCCCACCAGGTGAAACGGCCGTCTCATCATGTGGAAAGCACCGGTCGGGACGCCCTCGCTCGGTAGACTGGCGCTGACCGCAGAACCCCCGTACCCGGGGGATCCGGTGGCCGCCGGTAGCCACTCGCATCCGGCCCGGCCCCGGAAAAACCGACACAAGTCGAGGAGCGCACGTGGGCCTTGTCGTGCAGAAGTACGGCGGCTCATCCGTTGCGGATGCCGAGGGCATCAAGCGCGTGGCCCGTCGAATCGTCGACACCAAGAAGGACGGCCATGAGGTCGTCGTCGTGGTGTCCGCGATGGGCGACACGACGGACGAGCTCATCGAACTCGCGGAGCAGGTGTCACCCATCCCTGCCGGCCGCGAGTTCGACATGCTGCTGACCGCTGGAGAGCGGATCTCCATGGCGCTGCTGGCCATGGCGATCAAATCCCTGGGCCACGAGGCCCAGTCGTTCACGGGCAGTCAGGCCGGGGTCATCACCGACTCGGTCCACAACAAGGCACGCATCATCGACGTGACGCCCGGCCGCATCCGCACCGCTCTCGACGAGGGCAACATCGCGATCGTGGCGGGTTTCCAGGGTGTCTCGCTCTCCAGCAAGGACATCACCACCCTGGGGCGCGGCGGCTCGGACACCACCGCGGTGGCCCTGGCCGCGGCGCTGAAGGCCGAGGTCTGCGAGATCTACACCGACGTGGACGGCGTCTTCTCCGCCGACCCGCGCGTGGTGAAGAAGGCCCGCAAGATCGACTGGATCGCGTACGAGGACATGCTGGAGCTGGCCTCGTCCGGCTCCAAGGTGCTGCTCGACCGCTGTGTCGAGTACGCGCGCCGCTACTCGATCCCGATTCACGTACGCTCGTCCTTCTCCGGTCTTCCGGGGACCATCGTCAGCAGCACCAACCCGACCAAGCCCGAAGGGGGCGAGATGGAGCAGGCCATCATCTCCGGGGTCGCTCACGACACGTCCGAGGCCAAGGTCACGGTCGTCGGCGTGCCGGACAAGCCGGGCGAGGCGGCCCGCATCTTCCGCGCCATCGCGGATGCCGAGGTCAACATCGACATGGTGGTGCAGAACGTTTCGGCGGCTGCCACCGGTCTGACCGACATCTCCTTCACCCTGCCGAAGGCCGAGGGCCAGAAGGCCATCGACGCGCTGGGCCGGGTCAAGGAGGGCATCGGCTACGAGTCGCTCCGCTACGACGACGCGATCGGCAAGATCTCGCTGGTCGGCGCGGGGATGCGCTCCAACCCGGGGGTCACCGCGACCTTCTTCGAGGCGCTCTCCGAGGCCGGCGTCAACATCGAACTGATCTCCACCTCCGAGATCCGCATCTCGGTGGTGACCCGCGCCGACGACGTCAACGAGGCCGTCCGCGCCGTCCACTCGGCCTTCGGTCTGGACAGCACCACGGACGAAGCGGTCGTCTACGGCGGCACCGGCCGCTAGTCACCCGGAGCCCCGGCCACCGGCTGTCGGGCCCGGCCACCGGCCGTCGGGACCCGGAGCCGTGCGGGCCCGACAGGGTCCGACGGGGCGCTTTCG
The sequence above is drawn from the Kitasatospora sp. NBC_00315 genome and encodes:
- the recR gene encoding recombination mediator RecR, whose protein sequence is MYEGVVQDLIDELGRLPGVGPKSAQRIAFHILQADPTDVRRLAHSLLEVKDKVRFCAVCGNVAESERCRVCLDPRRDLSVICVVEESKDVVAIERTREFRGRYHVLGGAISPIEGVGPDDLRIRELLARLADGTVTELILATDPNLEGEATATYLARLCKPMGLRVTRLASGLPVGGDLEYADEVTLGRAFEGRRLLDV
- a CDS encoding DNA polymerase III subunit gamma and tau; protein product: MSLALYRRYRPETFAEVIGQEHVTAPLQQALRNNRVNHAYLFSGPRGCGKTTSARILARCLNCEQGPTPTPCGVCQSCTDLATGGPGSIDVIEIDAASHGGVDDARDLRERAFFAPVHSRYKIFILDEAHMVTPAGFNALLKVVEEPPEHLKFIFATTEPEKVIGTIRSRTHHYPFRLVPPGTLRDYLAEVCGREGIQVEDTVFPLVVRSGAGSVRDSMSVMDQLLAGADEAGVTYPMATALLGYTDSALLDEVVDAFAAQDGATVFQIIDRVVEGGHDPRRFVTDLLERLRDLVILATVPDAGEKGLIDAPADRVAIMQAQADSFGAAELSRAADIVNTGLTEMRGNAAPRLQLELICARVMLPGAYSDELSLQARLDKLERRAAAGGFAQAGGFAQAGAPVAAVGEPVAPMPVVPPAGPAAAPPAAPPVAVAPQAPAQAPPPAAAAGPAPGAWPIARSFPSPGAGAPAPTPAPAPGPIPAPGPGQSPAPAVAPPVAAQPGGGQPSAAAAQGAGQVRQMWPQILEAVKNRRRFTWILLSQNGQVAGFDGSVLQVSFINAGARDSFVSSNSEDVLKQALADALGVDWRVECIVDPSGGGSTAPGGPTAAAVGGGGWGGQQAARPAAPAQTPPPAPAAFSPMAAPAPPAAPTAPPVQAAAPASQPRAQQAPAAPAQQAAAPSAATGATAGAPGAPASGESGLTGQELILRELGATVLEEIHHSGN
- a CDS encoding aspartate kinase, coding for MGLVVQKYGGSSVADAEGIKRVARRIVDTKKDGHEVVVVVSAMGDTTDELIELAEQVSPIPAGREFDMLLTAGERISMALLAMAIKSLGHEAQSFTGSQAGVITDSVHNKARIIDVTPGRIRTALDEGNIAIVAGFQGVSLSSKDITTLGRGGSDTTAVALAAALKAEVCEIYTDVDGVFSADPRVVKKARKIDWIAYEDMLELASSGSKVLLDRCVEYARRYSIPIHVRSSFSGLPGTIVSSTNPTKPEGGEMEQAIISGVAHDTSEAKVTVVGVPDKPGEAARIFRAIADAEVNIDMVVQNVSAAATGLTDISFTLPKAEGQKAIDALGRVKEGIGYESLRYDDAIGKISLVGAGMRSNPGVTATFFEALSEAGVNIELISTSEIRISVVTRADDVNEAVRAVHSAFGLDSTTDEAVVYGGTGR
- a CDS encoding YbaB/EbfC family nucleoid-associated protein, producing MQQLLKQAQKMQEDLARAQQELAEAKVSGSAGGGLVEATVTGAGELVALTIAPAAVDPEDTETLADLILAAVRDAAQAAQKIQAERMGPLTQGLGGGIPGLPF
- a CDS encoding DUF5063 domain-containing protein, with product MSDQTYDTNTHAHGSEPDDFAVQIADSVESFVLAVTEVAKGDEPGSAVSLLLLEVSQLLLAGGRLGAIEDVVPDDRFEPDAGPEPDGVELRERLAELLAPIDVFHEVFDPYGPPSMPNAFRISDDLAGVVSELRHGLTHYREGRVSEALWWWQFSYLSNWGSTCSAVLRALQSLIAHVRLDSPIGAAVDGADTDDDGLTDEQLEQQAGDLMAAELGL